CGGAGGGTTCTGTGGAGAAAGGTGGGAACTTTGAGATGGGGGTGAAGCAGAGACCTTCACAGCAAGCTTTTGAGAGCCATTGCAAGAACTTTTAGAGCCATtgttgaaggaaaagaagaaaatgccAAGCCTTGATGGATGCCACtgaaattttaaagttcaaaaacaGAGAAAAACTTATCAGAAACTCAAAACCCAGATGAAAAAATTGGGAAAGAAGAAATTTTTATACTAATTTCACTAACCCCACAACTAAAAATGAGTAGAAACACAAAACCCAGATAGGAATTTGGATGAAAATGACAAATTTCCACTAATTTAGTAAACCCCACAAAGAAAAAAGACAGAGGACATTAGCCATTTTATGAACAATCGAGTTCCTTTAACTCAACCGATTTAGACATATACACTTGATGAAGATGTTAGAAGTGGAGTACTCATTCATAAAAgtaaagagaaaagagagagatacCATAAATGAAGTGGAATTGGGTTTGGTGAGAAGAGTGGCATGAGTGTAATTGCAGAGATTGAAAGCCCTTTGATTATGGAAAATGAAGAGCTCATAATGAAACTTGTGCTTgaaaactgagaagaagaagaagaaaaaaagcaaCAAAGATTCAGTAAAGAGagtaaataattattaaaagaaGACGATATAATTTAGTGGTTTTGAGTAGTTACTGATGGAATCTCCAATATGAACAGAGGGGTTTTTCCATTCTGAAACTCCATCAAGAACAATGGTAACAGAGGAGTAACAAAGTTGAAACAGAAAACACAACACAAGCATTAATAAAtggatcttcatcttctttaaggaatgtttttcaaattttcagttGTTTTGAAGATgagatgaaaaagaagaagaaacttggaagaatgaaaagagttttgaaaacagagagagaggcaagaggttgaagttgaaatgaCAGAACAATTGTTGAGACTCTGCCATAGCAAAAGCTTTCAATGGATGACAGACAAAATATTGAAGAATGTGcacttttatgttttttctttttctttttttttttatacagtAAAAGTTGTAATGATTTTGGTTTGTGGAAAAACTACCAAAGAAATTCCGAGCAGAAgaatagaatatatatatattatttaggATCGGAAAAAATACTTTGATTAAACTTTGTTAGTAATAACAATTTAGGTATGTTGATAatcatttgttttttcttttaaaattaagtttatatgtATTATTTTGAGTTcgaaatttctttatttattatctactttttattaatgttttaaaaaaataaatcaatttttgaaaactaaaatatacaaatttaaaaaaacttatttttgtttttaaaatttgactaagaattcaatcattatatttaagaaagatgcaaatcattataaaaatcgaatcgaaatatgtttaattttcaaaaacaaaaaacaaaaaaagaaattatgacCAAATGAGGTTGTAGTTTTTATTTCAATGGTAAGTGATTTGATCTTCTTTCTTAGAGGTTGAATATTTGATCACTCGTTTCCAATTTAAACTACAATAATATAGTGTACACAGTAATAagtttcatcaaaattaagCGTTGGCTTTTATAATAAAACAACTTagtattaaaaatttatgaataaatttgatttttcttccgttaagaaattttattaatttttaataatgttATTCACAATCTACACTAAATTGTTACTAGTTGTAAAGAATGCTGATCAAATTATTACTCATTAAAATACAACACAAGATTCAGATCTATCAAACCTACGATAGAGATTGAAAAAGCTATCCATCGAAAACCCACACCACCCAACACCTTACACGCCCAACTCGAGACTTCCTTGCTCCCTTAAAGCAATGAATGCATTCAAAAGCACGCCATAGCACGAGAGAAAGTTTCCGCCCGATTGAAGACGGCATTGAACGGTGGTACGTACGGCTTAGAGCCGAGGCATTTATAGGTCTCCTTCCTGTCAGAGTTCTATGACGGAAGTGATAGCGGAAAAGGCAAGTCTTCCTGGGTCTAGAACAACAAAGATTGAGGTGTCATAAATCTAAgatcaaatatcaatttataccttgAACTTTGgtagttgtatcaatttaaatcataaactaataattgtattaattcaaaccctaaacttttacaagtgtattaatttagaccctgaactttcataattttattaatttaaattctcattatgttttatttggatacaattatgaaagttcaggATTTAAATGAATATGTCTATGAAAGTTTATGGCTTAAATTGATATGGTTATGAAAGCTcctgatttaaattgatataactccCAAAATCCAGGGATTTAAATTAATGTAACTCCTaaaatttagaatctaaattgatataattctcAAAGTTCAgtgtttaaatttatataactcACAAAGTTCAAGAGTAtaaattgacattttttctaaataCAAATTTCTAAATACaaagattaaataaatattacaaattaaaattaagtctcatttacattttttttttttttttgagtttgtatataatattttaGAGTGGCTATAGGAGTAATGATGGGGATTATTATTCTTAAATGATTACTTGAGTGAGTGATTATTCATTCTCAAgtgttttttttcccctctctctcttttcaaaccatataatataatataatgtttgCTTTATCTTTCCTTTCTCGAAATCTTTACCTTTTTTCTAGATTATCTCATCCTTGCTTTACACAAGGTCATG
This genomic window from Benincasa hispida cultivar B227 chromosome 4, ASM972705v1, whole genome shotgun sequence contains:
- the LOC120075305 gene encoding early nodulin-like protein 1 isoform X2, which produces MKIHLLMLVLCFLFQLCYSSVTIVLDGVSEWKNPSVHIGDSIIFKHKFHYELFIFHNQRAFNLCNYTHATLLTKPNSTSFMWHPSRLGIFFFSFNNGSKSSCNGSQKLAVKVSASPPSQSSHLSPQNPPMAAPAPISGGVLPSTPAYPWPFHPRQGASSPSPPPSLPPSASLPFTVPEKGGGLAFINSNPAVPLPTGEVDTATIRPLQTSNHGTHRVIMAFPLLIKLALISILFLFQ
- the LOC120075305 gene encoding early nodulin-like protein 1 isoform X1, which codes for MKIHLLMLVLCFLFQLCYSSVTIVLDGVSEWKNPSVHIGDSIIFKHKFHYELFIFHNQRAFNLCNYTHATLLTKPNSTSFMWHPSRLGIFFFSFNNGSKSSCNGSQKLAVKVSASPPSQSSHLSPQNPPMAAPAPISGGVLPSTPAYPWPFHPRQGASSPSPPPSLPPSASLPFTVPEKGGGLAFINSNPAVPLPTGEVDTATIRPLQTSNHGTHRVPFCLSLLISLSRIDRANVILLFKG